A window of the Apostichopus japonicus isolate 1M-3 chromosome 8, ASM3797524v1, whole genome shotgun sequence genome harbors these coding sequences:
- the LOC139971119 gene encoding uncharacterized protein isoform X1, with the protein MSDPEIKRPTLLALAHAAKETPAQDEPDREVCMKISKLPQDEPDRENDSGLSCGSCCRSCCRLLVCLLCMPFLIVLSLVGLLLKIILCPFKACSPCCAPCCQCLVDGAEAILKAPFKLFLWATYRLTEDEDGEQQPLHVEEG; encoded by the exons ATGAGTGACCCGGAAATCAAGAGACCTACCCTCTTAGCGTTGGCCCATGCAGCTAAAGAAACACCGGCACAAGATGAACCTGATCGTGAGGTATGTATGAAGATAAGTAAGCTACCACAAGATGAACCTGATCGTGAG AATGATTCTGGCCTATCGTGTGGTTCCTGCTGTCGCTCCTGCTGTAGACTATTGGTTTGTCTGTTGTGTATGCCTTTCCTTATTGTTCTAAGCTTAGTCGGACTCCTCTTGAAGATTATCCTATGTCCAT TTAAGGCATGCTCTCCATGCTGTGCTCCGTGCTGTCAGTGTCTTGTCGATGGAGCTGAAGCTATTTTAAAGGCTCCATTTAAACTGTTCCTGTGGGCTACCTACAGACTTACTGAGGATGAAGACGGTGAACAACAACCCCTTCATGTCGAAGAGGGATAA
- the LOC139971119 gene encoding uncharacterized protein isoform X2 yields MSDPEIKRPTLLALAHAAKETPAQDEPDRENDSGLSCGSCCRSCCRLLVCLLCMPFLIVLSLVGLLLKIILCPFKACSPCCAPCCQCLVDGAEAILKAPFKLFLWATYRLTEDEDGEQQPLHVEEG; encoded by the exons ATGAGTGACCCGGAAATCAAGAGACCTACCCTCTTAGCGTTGGCCCATGCAGCTAAAGAAACACCGGCACAAGATGAACCTGATCGTGAG AATGATTCTGGCCTATCGTGTGGTTCCTGCTGTCGCTCCTGCTGTAGACTATTGGTTTGTCTGTTGTGTATGCCTTTCCTTATTGTTCTAAGCTTAGTCGGACTCCTCTTGAAGATTATCCTATGTCCAT TTAAGGCATGCTCTCCATGCTGTGCTCCGTGCTGTCAGTGTCTTGTCGATGGAGCTGAAGCTATTTTAAAGGCTCCATTTAAACTGTTCCTGTGGGCTACCTACAGACTTACTGAGGATGAAGACGGTGAACAACAACCCCTTCATGTCGAAGAGGGATAA
- the LOC139971122 gene encoding ubiquitin-like FUBI-ribosomal protein eS30 fusion protein has protein sequence MQLFVRGQQLHTLEVSPEEHVVNLKTQLESVEGIPVAYQVLLYGGRPLDNGMLVSEAGVSNLSTIDLNVRLLGGKVHGSLARAGKVRGQTPKVDPQEDKKKPKVGRAKRRMQYNRRVNVAPVFGKRKGPNSNS, from the exons ATGCAGTTATTTGTACGTGGACAGCAACTTCACACCCTTGAGGTGTCCCCTGAGGAACATGTGGTGAACCTTAAG ACTCAGTTGGAGTCTGTTGAGGGCATTCCTGTGGCCTACCAGGTTCTACTTTACGGTGGCCGTCCATTGGACAATGGTATGCTCGTCAGTGAAGCAGGAGTCTCCAACCTCTCGACCATCGACTTGAACGTCCGTCTTCTCGGAG GAAAAGTCCACGGATCCCTTGCTCGTGCCGGCAAAGTAAGAGGCCAGACACCAAAG GTTGACCCTCAAGAGGATAAGAAGAAGCCCAAGGTTGGCCGTGCTAAGCGTCGCATGCAGTACAACAGGAGAGTCAATGTTGCTCCAGTCTTTGGCAAGAGGAAGGGACCCAACTCAAACTCTTAA